A genomic window from Litoreibacter janthinus includes:
- the ubiA gene encoding 4-hydroxybenzoate octaprenyltransferase encodes MSETSRMPEGQTPEGQVLDAVQDNWVDTWAPAAARPYLRLSRADRPIGTWLLLLPCWWGVLLAAAADPAGLRWFDLWIVVGCALGAFLMRGAGCTWNDISDRKLDAQVARTKSRPLPSGQVTVTGALVWMAVQALVSLCILLTFNIAAIALGVLALLPVAIYPFAKRFTWWPQVFLGIAFNWGALLAWTAHSGSLSAAPVILYLAGIAWTLFYDTIYAHQDKEDDALIGIKSTARLFGDNSVWWLRLFMVASVSLMALAIIVALVPGTNVMVLTLALCGAWAFGWHMVWQLRRLNIDDWEVCKRIFQSNRDAGLIAALFLAAAAFL; translated from the coding sequence ATGAGCGAGACAAGCCGAATGCCAGAGGGCCAAACGCCGGAGGGTCAAGTGCTTGATGCGGTCCAGGACAACTGGGTCGACACATGGGCCCCTGCTGCTGCCCGCCCCTATTTGCGGCTGAGCCGCGCGGATCGCCCTATCGGGACATGGCTGCTGTTGCTGCCGTGCTGGTGGGGCGTGCTTTTGGCGGCGGCGGCGGACCCGGCTGGACTGCGTTGGTTTGACCTTTGGATTGTCGTGGGCTGCGCCTTGGGTGCGTTTTTGATGCGCGGTGCGGGGTGCACGTGGAATGACATTTCCGACCGCAAGTTGGATGCGCAAGTGGCCCGCACCAAATCGCGACCTCTTCCGTCGGGTCAAGTCACTGTGACTGGCGCGCTGGTCTGGATGGCCGTGCAGGCGCTGGTCTCTCTGTGCATCTTGCTGACCTTCAATATCGCTGCGATTGCACTTGGCGTGTTGGCGCTGTTGCCGGTCGCGATCTATCCGTTCGCGAAGCGGTTCACGTGGTGGCCGCAGGTATTCCTTGGCATTGCGTTTAACTGGGGCGCTTTATTGGCGTGGACGGCGCATTCAGGTTCGTTGAGTGCGGCACCCGTGATCTTGTATCTTGCGGGCATCGCTTGGACGCTGTTCTATGACACCATCTACGCCCACCAAGACAAAGAAGACGACGCGCTGATTGGCATCAAGTCCACTGCGCGTCTGTTCGGCGATAACTCGGTCTGGTGGCTCCGGCTTTTCATGGTTGCGTCCGTTTCGCTTATGGCGCTGGCAATTATTGTGGCTCTGGTGCCGGGCACCAATGTCATGGTGCTCACACTGGCACTTTGCGGAGCTTGGGCCTTTGGGTGGCACATGGTTTGGCAACTGCGTCGGTTGAACATCGACGATTGGGAAGTCTGCAAACGGATTTTCCAATCCAACCGCGACGCAGGACTTATTGCTGCGCTGTTTCTTGCCGCTGCCGCCTTCCTGTGA